A genomic region of Tsukamurella pulmonis contains the following coding sequences:
- a CDS encoding MlaD family protein has product MYELLGGTPGRQQRVFFTVGVATIAVILIAALAAFVSSRIPASDPRLALTVESADVGPGVKPGTRVTLRGVPIGEVQSVVIPRAGQARVAVRLDRSNIRGLTDALSVRYQPGNYFGVTEMALVPGQGGADLRSGSTLRPRSSNDTISDLLTRSAVSVSGVMTPKLIDVTRKATRYTQAITPLLQVAFSIEQQNARSAQVPIGTTLRSVRTTLDGAPGLVEGAFEGWFVPQMRGGEAAGTLDYTVNNYDKIDKTTTLLGTGFFTPLADMFGSHEAEFTPGTVMLRVIMDSTTKVMRTVSIPRQIVPLIAGMNKAFITVPEGIALRMNVIADRLPAAASVLEGGR; this is encoded by the coding sequence ATGTACGAACTGCTCGGCGGCACACCCGGTCGCCAACAACGCGTCTTCTTCACCGTGGGCGTCGCGACGATCGCCGTGATCCTGATCGCGGCGCTCGCCGCCTTCGTCTCCTCCCGCATTCCCGCCTCGGACCCGCGGCTCGCGCTCACCGTCGAGTCCGCCGACGTGGGGCCCGGCGTCAAGCCCGGCACCCGGGTCACGTTGCGCGGCGTGCCGATCGGCGAGGTGCAGTCGGTGGTCATCCCCCGCGCCGGGCAGGCACGGGTGGCGGTCCGCCTGGACCGCAGCAACATCCGCGGCCTGACCGATGCCCTCTCGGTGCGCTACCAGCCGGGCAATTACTTCGGCGTCACCGAGATGGCTCTGGTCCCGGGCCAGGGCGGCGCGGACCTGCGCTCGGGCAGCACACTGCGCCCCCGATCGAGCAACGACACCATCTCCGACCTGCTCACGCGCAGCGCGGTCTCCGTCTCGGGTGTCATGACGCCGAAGCTGATCGACGTGACCCGCAAGGCCACCCGGTACACCCAGGCCATCACACCGCTGCTGCAGGTCGCCTTCTCCATCGAGCAGCAGAACGCCCGGTCCGCGCAGGTGCCGATCGGAACCACCCTGCGCAGCGTGCGCACCACGCTCGACGGTGCGCCGGGCCTCGTCGAAGGCGCGTTCGAGGGCTGGTTCGTGCCGCAGATGCGCGGCGGCGAGGCCGCGGGCACGCTCGACTACACCGTCAACAACTACGACAAGATCGACAAGACGACCACGCTGCTCGGTACGGGCTTCTTCACCCCGTTGGCCGACATGTTCGGCTCGCACGAGGCCGAGTTCACGCCGGGCACGGTCATGCTGCGCGTGATCATGGACAGCACCACCAAGGTGATGCGCACCGTGAGCATCCCACGCCAGATCGTCCCGTTGATCGCCGGTATGAACAAGGCGTTCATCACCGTCCCGGAGGGCATCGCACTGCGTATGAACGTCATCGCCGACCGCCTGCCGGCCGCCGCCTCCGTACTGGAAGGGGGACGCTAG
- a CDS encoding MlaE family ABC transporter permease: MTTTTPPAPAKPKKGALDSKPAGLIARIGEAVVFVAQSIYLVPVALLKYRGETSRVLKQLAWGRGSVVVDGGVVVMMVILGAASGAAVAIEAYAGLNLIGFGPLTGVIGGLANIREMIPISAGIGFAAQAGCRMTAQIGSMRIAEEIDAVEALGIRSIPYVVSTRLIAGIVVVIPAYMLTLLLAFLTCKLIVVVFHGQALGTYNHYFEQFLSPGDIALSTLKAVVFCAAVTIIHCYYGYFAKGGPEGVGLASGRAVRASLVTVLTLDFILTIVFWGITPEIIFKG; encoded by the coding sequence ATGACCACCACGACCCCACCCGCACCGGCGAAGCCGAAGAAGGGCGCGCTGGACTCGAAGCCGGCCGGCCTGATCGCGCGCATCGGCGAGGCCGTCGTCTTCGTCGCCCAGTCCATCTACCTCGTGCCCGTCGCGCTACTGAAGTACCGCGGCGAGACCTCGCGCGTACTCAAGCAACTCGCCTGGGGCCGTGGCTCCGTCGTGGTCGACGGCGGCGTCGTGGTGATGATGGTGATCCTCGGCGCGGCCAGCGGCGCGGCGGTGGCCATCGAGGCCTACGCGGGCCTGAACCTGATCGGCTTCGGACCGCTGACCGGTGTCATCGGCGGCCTGGCGAACATCCGCGAGATGATCCCCATCTCCGCGGGCATCGGCTTCGCCGCCCAGGCGGGCTGCCGCATGACCGCGCAGATCGGCTCGATGCGGATCGCGGAGGAGATCGACGCCGTCGAGGCGCTGGGCATCCGCTCGATCCCCTACGTGGTCAGCACCCGGCTCATCGCCGGCATCGTCGTGGTGATCCCCGCGTACATGCTCACGCTGCTGCTCGCGTTCCTCACCTGCAAGCTGATCGTGGTCGTCTTCCACGGCCAGGCGCTCGGCACCTACAACCACTACTTCGAGCAGTTCCTCAGCCCGGGTGACATCGCGCTGTCCACACTCAAGGCCGTGGTCTTCTGCGCCGCCGTCACCATCATCCACTGCTACTACGGCTATTTCGCCAAGGGCGGGCCCGAGGGCGTCGGTCTGGCCAGTGGGCGCGCGGTGCGCGCCAGCCTGGTCACAGTGCTCACGCTCGACTTCATCCTGACCATCGTCTTCTGGGGCATCACCCCCGAGATCATCTTCAAGGGCTAG
- a CDS encoding MlaE family ABC transporter permease has translation MRAAALYRLYRLTAIFTKSLSTIGRSVLLAGQIIVWTARGILKRNFAVGETITQAVTLLRVTTLPAVLVAIPFGAVVSVQVGALVDTVGANSLVGAASGIGIIRQGAPLATGVLLGGVCASAIAADLGSRTVREELQAMQVMGVDPIARLIAPRMLALMIIAPMLLVAIVAVAMLVALTVSVWQFGLSSGGFWSSFGAFSAPSDLAFAVLKAETGAMIVGLVAGLRGLEASGGPRGVADGVNSSVVLSITLIFLSFLGLTQLQTMFFPSQVA, from the coding sequence GTGAGGGCCGCGGCGCTGTACCGGCTGTACCGGTTGACCGCGATCTTCACCAAGAGCCTGTCCACGATCGGGCGCTCGGTCCTGCTCGCCGGCCAGATCATCGTCTGGACGGCCCGCGGCATCCTCAAGCGCAACTTCGCAGTGGGCGAGACCATCACGCAGGCGGTCACGCTGCTGCGAGTCACCACCTTGCCCGCCGTGCTGGTCGCGATCCCCTTCGGTGCGGTCGTCTCCGTCCAGGTCGGCGCCCTCGTCGACACCGTCGGCGCCAACTCGCTGGTCGGCGCCGCGTCGGGCATCGGCATCATCCGCCAGGGCGCCCCGCTCGCCACCGGCGTCCTGCTCGGGGGCGTCTGCGCCTCCGCGATCGCCGCCGACCTCGGCTCGCGCACCGTTCGCGAGGAGCTGCAGGCCATGCAGGTCATGGGCGTCGACCCGATCGCGCGCCTCATCGCCCCGCGCATGCTCGCGCTGATGATCATCGCGCCGATGCTGCTGGTCGCGATCGTCGCGGTGGCGATGCTCGTGGCGCTCACCGTCTCGGTCTGGCAGTTCGGTCTCAGCTCCGGCGGCTTCTGGTCCTCCTTCGGCGCCTTCTCCGCCCCGTCGGACCTCGCCTTCGCGGTGCTCAAGGCGGAGACGGGCGCGATGATCGTCGGCCTCGTCGCGGGCCTGCGCGGCCTGGAGGCCTCGGGCGGCCCGCGCGGCGTCGCCGACGGCGTGAACTCCTCCGTGGTGCTGTCGATCACGCTGATCTTCCTGTCCTTCCTCGGGCTCACGCAGCTGCAGACGATGTTCTTCCCGAGTCAGGTGGCCTGA